The Oreochromis aureus strain Israel breed Guangdong linkage group 16, ZZ_aureus, whole genome shotgun sequence genome includes the window TCCTGTGGTCGGACGTGGAGACGAGGACGCTGCTGAACATCTGGGGAGAGCAGGACATCCAGGCGGCGCTGGATGGAAACTTCCGAAACAGCTTCGTGTACCGCGACGTCTCCCGGAGGCTGGGAGCCATGGGGTTTGAAAGGACGCCCGAGCAGTGCAGGGTGCGGATCAAAAGCCTCAAGAGGCAGTACTTGTTGGCGAAGGAGGGCAATCTGCGGAATAATGGGCAGTATCACAAGATCTGCAAGTTTTATGACACCATGGAGAGGATTTTGAGTAACCGGCCGAGTATGGACGCCCAGGAGTTTATAGACAGCGGTGCGGGAGGAGAGGAGGCCGTCGATGGCCCGGAGGAGGATGGGGAAGATGCTCAGGATGCTTACTCTGAGAGCACAGGGGAGTGTCCTTATCCCGCTGAGACTGAAGTCAAGCTGGAATACCCAACTGTTCCCATCCCCATTCCGGTTAAAGTGACAGTGGGGAATAATGGTAAGTCCAACCTTATCCACTGTCACTTTTTTGTGGCTTTATCATGTTTCAGTGCCTCGAGTGTGACTCGAGTATGTGTGCTAACATAATGTCACACCCTTCTCCTCTTCAGGGACTTGTGCGAAGCCGCCTAACAGCAGCCAGTCGGCCAGCTGTTTGTCAGCCAGAGCACCCAAACGGCCCAGGAAGCGACGCGCCAACTTCCCCATGGAGAAGCTGATGGAGCAGTTCCTGGAGCAGAGCGCCCAAGCCGAGGACAACTTCTACCGGATGGAAGAGCAGCGCTTGCAAGCAGAAGACCGGCGCCGGGAAGCTGAGCATGCCCGGGAACTGCACATGCTTCAGATGCTTGGCCAGATGTTCGCCAGCATCTCCTCTGCCAGACCCGGCTCAGCATCTGCTCTGTCCAAGACGACGAATCCTGGCCCCGCTCCGGTCATTTCCAGTACCTCCCCGTCACATACACGTGGCCACTCCAGTCTTCCCAAACGCCCTTCGCCCCAGACAGACTCTCTCGCACAGCAGAATCCATTTCTGAGCGCAGACCCTCAGGCGTTAGGTATTTAGTTCCTGTGCTACGCGTGAAGCCTTGATGTGGAGAGAAACCTGAAGGCAGATTAGCTGTAATGTGAAAGATCACACTcagttattattcttattttgGATCGTGtgagtgtgttgttgttgtccacaGTGGTTTGAAACTAGCTCGTATGCTGAACACTCTCACTTTGTTTATCTCCTCAGTGTTTGAGCGCTTCTACGGTTTGGGCTCCACGTCGCACAGAGGTATGGAGGATGACATCCTGTCACTGGTAAAGAACATAGTCCCTCCGCTGACATCCAAAAAACACAAGGGACAAGATGGACGTATTGGGATCATTGGAGGATGTCAAGAGTATGTTGCAGAAAAGATTCCTgcatgatttaaaagaaaaaaactaattcAGTGGAACATTTGCCCTAATTTCTCTTCATCTCTTATCTCTAAAGCTACACTGGAGCTCCTTACTTTGCTGCCATCTCTGCTTTAAAAGTGGTAGGCAGTAATGCTTGACTATCAGTTTTgtccattcattttttttttcccccttttttttttttctaattgtgtgttgttgtttttttaaattatcaaGTAACAAGGTGCTTTTCTCGTCTCCAGGGAGCTGACTTGTCTCACGTGTTCTGCACCAAAGATGCTGCAGCTGTAATCAAATCATACAGCCCTGAGCTCATAGTCCATCCAGTTCTGTAAGTACTGAGCCAATAATAGTCCTTCTGTAGTATTTTAGGTAGCTGGTAGCAGTTGGATCATTGAGAGTACAATGGTGTGTATTTGCTATTTGGATGCATTCACAAATGTGACACAGTGTCTTATTGCAAgcaaaaaaatcaaagtttaCCCAGGATTTGTGCCGAGGTGTAAGATTCTCAAAATAAATAGTTGCGCAcgtcttcttttttgttgtgaGTTGTAATGTTATTAGGAGCCAAATTCTGCATTTCACTATTATCGTTCTACTCCGTTCTATTAAAGGTTGCGTGTTATAATTAACATGCTGCTTTCTCGCAATGATTCTGTAATCATTGtcctaaatatttaaatttctgAAATTTGTCAGATCATGAACGGGTAGTGTCATAGTTCTGGGTATTCTGTCAGTGTGACAGTACAAACCTTCACAGCTCACGCTTACTTGTCGTGGCTGGAGCGGCTTGGGAACCTTACAATAACATTAATGACTGCGTTTCAGTTTGGTGAGCCTGTGCCAGTGTGCTCTTAGAAAGCCATTATTAGCTTGGAATAGCAAAAATCTGTTAAAAGGCTCATTTCTCTACAAGAGGCACTTACAGAAAACATTAACATCGACTGCTTTCTATTTGGGTTTGCTCACTTCAGAGACCTGTTACAGTGTTATCAGTCTTcactttgtgtgtgcgtgtttgccTTGCAAACTAATGGAAACTTTAAGATTAAACTGTCCATTCCAGCATGTCtgacaatgtgtgtgtgtatgtgtgtgaatgaagggACAGTCCTAACGCGGTGGAAGAAATAGAAAAATGGCTTCCGAGACTACATGGACTTGTGGTGGGTCCAGGCTTAGGAAGAGAAGACTTATTATTGAAAACAGCAAAGGCACGTGGAGCATATTCATTCTTCCTTGCACTCAACACAGTCTGGGCTACTCTGCTAGATACTTCTGCATAAGCATGGCGGACTATTCTTATTGCTAACACTTGTTATATAGCACAAGTGTTATTGGTGGCTGATAAattacttcttctttttttcccacccCAACGGAAGGCTTATTAAAGACAGAccctgtgctctctctctctatttcaGGAGGTCATTGAGAAAACGAAAGCAAGAGATATCCCCATAGTCATTGATGCAGTAAGTCTTGATAAGTCCCAGCTGTGGAGCAGATGGCGTTTCATTTGCTAAGTCAtacatagtgtgtgtgtgtgatcatttTTAACAGGACGGATTATGGCTGATTACACAGCAACCATCTGTTATCCAAGGGTACCAGAAGGGCATCCTTACGCCTAACTTTATGGAATTCACTCGATTGTATGAGGCATTGGTAAGTTTCTTGGCACAATTCAGTCCCACTCACTAGTTGACAGCAAATTAcatgtgatcctctatgctgatGTGTCTTTTTACCTCATCTGTGTGCGTTAGCACCATGAACCCATGGACAGCAGTGATTATCAGCGAAGCGTCATGCAGCTCAGTGTAGCTATGGGCAACCTCACCTTGGTGCTGAAGGGGGAGCAGGATTTCATCACAGATGGCAGCAAAGGTTGGCATCAAACagaacatgatttaatttcttccAGCTGATCGTTCACCTTTATTCTCAGATGCTTTGGAGTATCTTTTTGTGACCTTGTGTTGTGTACCACTGTTTGTAGTGTACTCATGCAGCTTAGAAGGCAGTGGGAGACGATGCGGTGGACAGGGGGATCTCCTTTCTGGGTCTATGGGAGTGCTGGCACACTGGGCCCATGCTGCTTCCGCAGCAGGAATGATCAGAAGGTGAAGGCatgatttttgctttttttgctaTGTTTGAATGAATATATAGGCCAAGCTTTTCAGGGCTCAATGCatgaaaaataatatatatttttttttaatatttacacaTATTACCTATAGAATGCGCTTATTTGCATGCCGAAAGTGTATAAAAATGATCACCAAGTGTTCTGACCACTTCTAAATAAAGAggaatttttgctttttttatgtaATGCATGCATAAAGTGTGATGTTTGCAGGAGAAATGTACATGATACTTTATTTGGATGtatatccccccccccctttgcTCCCCTGTAGTGTGAATCCATCAGTGGTTGCTGCATTTGGTGCCTGTTCGCTCACCAGGCAGTGCAACAGTCAAGCATTCCAGCAGCACGGCAGGTCCACCACCACCTCAGACATGATCCAGGAGATCGGCTCAGCCTTCAAAAAGCTGTTCGAAAGCTAAAAACAGTCAGCGATGCAAACAGTTGTATAAAGAGAAATAATTTTACGCTCCTAACACAGCCTCTTTGGGATTGAAAGAAATGTTCTTCTTAAGCTGAATTTTAATGACTGTTTTGAACCTGGAATCGAAATCTGGTGCAAAATATACACACTGacatgttgtttgtgttgtgtttaatggaaatgtaacaaaaagaaaaccactAGTTGAATAATAAATGCCTTCACCAAGCCCACCAAAGAGACTGAGACATTAGGATGAAGGGGCTCACACTAAACCAGAAACCTGTATACGTtttgaaataaattataaatgtgattttgtgtgtgggtttttttcccgtttgtttgtttgttttgaccaAGTTCTTAAAACCCATCTATGTGTCATGGCAGTATTACTGGGTGAGTGACTGTAGAAAacgtgactttttttttatagagTCAGTGGGGAACATTAACTTGCATGAAAACTGATACTTGCTGGACAACAAAGATTGATTTGGTTGGTTGCAGCATCGTAATCGTAAACCTAAAGGCAGAAGAGTGAGATGTGTGTGATTCGTGTAAAGTATGCGGCGCATGCGCATAGCTGAATTAGCCGACAGCTAGCGCCGTTGCTGCGTGTGCACCGTAGTTACACACACAACCTAGCGTTAGCAACAAGACCCACAGCAGCATCACAGAGTCTGTAAGGTTAACTCGGAGCATTCACAGGTATGTTCACTTACCCTCTGCTTAAATGGCAACTAAATGAGTGTGGCGAGGTCTCTGCTATTTGTTTCCGTGAGGATTGGAGCCGAATTTCGTTTAGTATTGTTATAAGCTAGCCGGCTAATCCAGCTAACAGACACACCAAAGCCAACGTGTTAAAATAAAGTGCCAAAGCAGTAAAAGACTGTTCTGTTTGTCTGCGTCGTGTTAGCTAGAATAGTCCGTAAATGTTCAGTGGGTGCTTAATGTGTTGAAGGTGAAACGTATTCACTTCGGTGACCGTCGTTCAAAGCGTTGTGTTTGTCAAATTAAGAGGTAACTTTCCAAAACGTTTAGCAGCGACTTGCACCGTTAACGCCACATTTTGAAAATCCTATTTTTATAAGTGTTTGGTGTAGACTAAGAGAGTCATAAACTTGCAAACTGGAAAAAGTTGGGACTCGTTACTTGACGTTAAAATGGACTCAGCAGTAGCAGGGTAGGATAGCTGCTGTAGTTAGCTTTGGCAAGCATTGGACACACAGAGGGCggctgctgttgtttatgaAATATTCAAGCACAGCACTTCACTTGTGTCTGGTTGTTTGTCGCTGGCTTCGTGATAGCATATCCGTCTGTGATTCTTCCACATAGCCAGGATGATTACAGTTCCCCGGTAAACACTGCTAGCTAGCATTACAGTTGTCTGCTCCATTGTAGTTGTGAAGACCTTGTAATAAGGACACCCCAGTGAACATACGAGCAACTTCAAGTTATCAGCTATCCACCGGAAGTCATCGGGTCTTGTATTTCTTTGCAGATCTTGCATTGGTAGTTAGAGTTAGCTAACAGTTGGCACATTCGCAGTACACGTAGCAGTTTCATCAGTATGGCTGACTGCAGATCAGTTGTCTTCTCTTCTGCATGCCTGCAGCCCAGAACTGATTCATGATTACAAGTGTTAGTAAACACGACGAAAACACGTTATGATGGTTCATAATCAAAAACGTTTGAGACAGTGAAGTAATATTTACGTGCAAACTTGATTCAGCAGTGAAAAAGCTAATGTTGTTGTTAACAGGTGCTGGTGTAGGAGTGCTCCGACGGGGAAACGGATCCGCAATGCTCAACCCGACCAATGGTGACCCAGGTCATGTTGTTGTGAACTATGTGGAGGAGTATTTGGACCTGGTGGAGTCCCTTCCTTTTGATTTGCAAAGGAGCGTGTCACTCATGAAGGAAATTGATGCCAAGTATCAAGGTAAATATTACTCTGtgatgttttcatttgtttaggTTTCATGgtgaaatttgaaaaaaaaaagtacaatcaCATTAAATTTAATGTAGCCTAGAAAGATCTGTGATTTAAGGTGTGGATTTTACCTGTGAACAAATAGATAGAGTTAACCTACAGCCACACAAGTGTACAAGTGTAATAATTGCTATTGTATGTACTACATTAGCAGTTGCTGTATTATATACTTAGCAACGGGCGATTAAATACTGTATGATAGATACTTTATCCTACAAGGGAAATCACTGTTTACAACAGCTgcataaacaatacaaatacaaaatatccCGTGGCACAGTGGGTTAACACTACTGCCTCACAAGAAAATCCTTGGTTTGAATCCAGTCTGAGG containing:
- the naxd gene encoding ATP-dependent (S)-NAD(P)H-hydrate dehydratase isoform X2, with product MPQQIQALAFCSIPVALSLIAALACLNEKVFERFYGLGSTSHRGMEDDILSLVKNIVPPLTSKKHKGQDGRIGIIGGCQDYTGAPYFAAISALKVGADLSHVFCTKDAAAVIKSYSPELIVHPVLDSPNAVEEIEKWLPRLHGLVVGPGLGREDLLLKTAKEVIEKTKARDIPIVIDADGLWLITQQPSVIQGYQKGILTPNFMEFTRLYEALHHEPMDSSDYQRSVMQLSVAMGNLTLVLKGEQDFITDGSKVYSCSLEGSGRRCGGQGDLLSGSMGVLAHWAHAASAAGMIRSVNPSVVAAFGACSLTRQCNSQAFQQHGRSTTTSDMIQEIGSAFKKLFES
- the naxd gene encoding ATP-dependent (S)-NAD(P)H-hydrate dehydratase isoform X1, coding for MQANTTRGFLWSDVETRTLLNIWGEQDIQAALDGNFRNSFVYRDVSRRLGAMGFERTPEQCRVRIKSLKRQYLLAKEGNLRNNGQYHKICKFYDTMERILSNRPSMDAQEFIDSGAGGEEAVDGPEEDGEDAQDAYSESTGECPYPAETEVKLEYPTVPIPIPVKVTVGNNGTCAKPPNSSQSASCLSARAPKRPRKRRANFPMEKLMEQFLEQSAQAEDNFYRMEEQRLQAEDRRREAEHARELHMLQMLGQMFASISSARPGSASALSKTTNPGPAPVISSTSPSHTRGHSSLPKRPSPQTDSLAQQNPFLSADPQALVFERFYGLGSTSHRGMEDDILSLVKNIVPPLTSKKHKGQDGRIGIIGGCQDYTGAPYFAAISALKVGADLSHVFCTKDAAAVIKSYSPELIVHPVLDSPNAVEEIEKWLPRLHGLVVGPGLGREDLLLKTAKEVIEKTKARDIPIVIDADGLWLITQQPSVIQGYQKGILTPNFMEFTRLYEALHHEPMDSSDYQRSVMQLSVAMGNLTLVLKGEQDFITDGSKVYSCSLEGSGRRCGGQGDLLSGSMGVLAHWAHAASAAGMIRSVNPSVVAAFGACSLTRQCNSQAFQQHGRSTTTSDMIQEIGSAFKKLFES
- the naxd gene encoding ATP-dependent (S)-NAD(P)H-hydrate dehydratase isoform X3, with protein sequence MIRLTCVHLPALKRSCSLVFERFYGLGSTSHRGMEDDILSLVKNIVPPLTSKKHKGQDGRIGIIGGCQDYTGAPYFAAISALKVGADLSHVFCTKDAAAVIKSYSPELIVHPVLDSPNAVEEIEKWLPRLHGLVVGPGLGREDLLLKTAKEVIEKTKARDIPIVIDADGLWLITQQPSVIQGYQKGILTPNFMEFTRLYEALHHEPMDSSDYQRSVMQLSVAMGNLTLVLKGEQDFITDGSKVYSCSLEGSGRRCGGQGDLLSGSMGVLAHWAHAASAAGMIRSVNPSVVAAFGACSLTRQCNSQAFQQHGRSTTTSDMIQEIGSAFKKLFES